Proteins encoded in a region of the Suncus etruscus isolate mSunEtr1 chromosome 1, mSunEtr1.pri.cur, whole genome shotgun sequence genome:
- the LOC126019180 gene encoding keratin-associated protein 4-3-like, producing MVNSCCGSVCSEQSCEESCCRPSCCVSSCCRPQCGQSVCCQPTCCRPSCCVSSCCRPQCCQSVCCRPSCCVSSCCRPSCCGSSCCGGSSCCRPSCCISSCCRPSCCISSCCRPTCCRPSCCGSSCCGSPCSGSSCCRPSCCISSCCRPSCCISSCCRPSCCGSSCCGSPCGGSSCCRPTCCISSSCCRPICCQTTCCRPTCSSASCC from the coding sequence ATGGTCAACTCGTGTTGTGGCTCTGTCTGCTCTGAGCAGAGCTGTGAAGAGAGCTGCTGCCGGCCCTCTTGCTGTGTGTCCAGCTGCTGCCGGCCTCAGTGTGGCCAGTCTGTGTGCTGCCAGCCCACCTGCTGCCGCCCCAGCTGCTGTGTGTCCAGCTGCTGCAGGCCTCAGTGCTGCCAATCTGTGTGCTGCCGTCCCAGCTGTTGTGTGTCCAGCTGCTGCCGCCCCAGCTGCTGTGGATCCAGTTGCTGTGGTGGCTCCAGCTGCTGCCGCCCCAGTTGCTGCATCTCTAGTTGTTGCCGCCCCTCTTGCTGCATCTCCAGTTGCTGCCGCCCCACCTGTTGCCGCCCCTCTTGCTGTGGCTCCAGCTGCTGTGGCTCTCCCTGTAGTGGCTCCAGCTGCTGCCGCCCATCCTGCTGCATTTCCAGCTGCTGCCGCCCATCCTGCTGCATTTCCAGCTGCTGCCGCCCATCCTGCTGTGGCTCCAGCTGCTGTGGCTCTCCCTGCGGTGGCTCTAGCTGCTGCAGACCCACCTGCTGCATCTCTTCTAGCTGCTGTCGTCCCATCTGCTGCCAGACCACCTGCTGCCGCCCTACCTGCTCCAGTGCCTCTTGCTGCTGA